In Citrus sinensis cultivar Valencia sweet orange chromosome 4, DVS_A1.0, whole genome shotgun sequence, one DNA window encodes the following:
- the LOC107174887 gene encoding protein disulfide isomerase-like 1-3, with product MILRLNQYFKRQLELSKAKLLFVYSQMYPKLKGQISDYFGVTGHTSRVIAVASIRKRKKYILNGELTLSNVKSFALDFLGDKLRNQQSKTALSQIQLQQKSLARLPVPDMMTKEAI from the exons ATGATTCTGCGGCTAAATCAATATTTCAAGAGACAGCTAGAGCTTTCAAAGGCAA AGCTTCTCTTTGTGTATTCGCAAATGTACCCGAAACTTAAGGGACAAATTTCTGACTATTTCGGTGTCACAGGTCATACTTCAAGA GTAATTGCTGTCGCTAGCATTCGCAAACGCAAGAAGTATATATTGAATGGTGAACTGACCCTGAGCAATGTAAAG TCATTTGCATTGGATTTCTTGGGAGACAAGTTGAGGAACCAACAATCAAAAACAGCTCTTTCTCAAATACAACTTCAGCAAAAGTCATTAGCTAGACTTCCAGTACCAGATATGATGACTAAAGAAGCAATTTAG
- the LOC112496660 gene encoding uncharacterized protein LOC112496660: MTWIVHYAMDRAHGKVKSKDGVIQRFNEISKFYELAVIQLEGCMKFVQEDADNNMFESCHEKVLADSEEIKDRLQCRLQDSEMALREKDKELTERFENELKLRQALDAKEKELVALQNAKVELERTKSDGVAELSMSSPGSRDEDRDSEISELMHSVDQQVLQIEHEVIDEEKNGGIDHKKIEQMGSDINILKETLHQAFGKMQNAIFLSELGPQEQQWRWTIEKDAICTLINGFVNDFKENFEMEMRKQEKQVFMSLSEHLSDLMTEVTCLRNELESFINQNEAQLKAAKGNENLKSSTKTNIERNIPPRLRRSLSEGDSCANFSSKVEEVESEEGVGQSVAKIIKSHEFIIRRKSEEVKWLKREMLPEKGCSNLRREKDPVSLKRRIQEVIVRLDNLMNCNARLVETFGEYGGDQWDESSAAKNLLKSDVRKEMNSDIDNLDGVWKKMNNASVADAANEELQIEIRMLKEEVESNKFEAQMREEIYYTVCSEAVKGFCSALDRKLEHFRDECSLSEDICSVLYQEICKDWN, encoded by the coding sequence ATGACGTGGATTGTGCACTACGCAATGGACAGAGCACACGGCAAAGTAAAGTCCAAAGATGGCGTCATTCAGCGCTTTAATGAGATATCGAAATTCTATGAACTTGCAGTAATTCAGCTAGAAGGGTGCATGAAATTTGTCCAGGAGGATGCAGACAACAACATGTTTGAAAGCTGCCATGAAAAAGTCCTGGCAGACTCggaagaaattaaagaccGTCTCCAGTGTCGCCTTCAGGATTCAGAAATGGCTCTCCGCGAAAAGGATAAGGAATTGACGGAGAGGTTCGAAAATGAGTTGAAGCTTAGGCAAGCATTGGATGcgaaggaaaaagaattggTTGCCTTGCAAAATGCTAAAGTGGAGCTTGAAAGAACAAAGAGCGATGGTGTCGCTGAGCTCAGTATGAGCAGTCCTGGAAGTCGGGATGAGGATAGAGATAGTGAAATTTCTGAGTTGATGCATTCAGTTGATCAACAAGTCTTGCAAATCGAGCATGAAGTTATTGATGAGGAAAAGAATGGCGGTATTGATCACAAAAAGATTGAGCAGATGGGTTCtgatattaatattttgaaagagaCTTTGCATCAGGCTTTTGGGAAAATGCAGAATGCGATTTTTTTGTCTGAGCTGGGGCCCCAGGAGCAGCAATGGAGGTGGACTATTGAGAAGGATGCAATTTGTACATTGATTAATGGTTTTGTTAACGATTTTAAGGAGAACTTTGAGATGGAAATGAGGAAGCAAGAGAAGCAAGTTTTCATGAGCTTGAGTGAGCATTTGTCAGATTTGATGACGGAGGTTACGTGCTTGCGTAATGAGCTTGAGAGCTTTATCAATCAGAACGAGGCTCAACTGAAAGCTGCAAAAGGGAAtgagaatttaaaatcttCAACCAAAACTAATATTGAGAGGAATATTCCTCCGAGGCTGCGAAGATCTTTATCAGAAGGAGACAGTTGTGCGAATTTTTCCTCAAAGGTTGAAGAAGTAGAATCAGAAGAGGGTGTTGGTCAATCTGTTGCTAAGATCATAAAGAGTCACGAGTTTATTATTCGGAGAAAAAGTGAAGAGGTTAAATGGTTGAAGCGAGAAATGCTTCCAGAAAAAGGGTGTTCAAACTTAAGAAGAGAGAAGGATCCGGTTAGCCTAAAAAGAAGAATCCAAGAAGTTATTGTAAGATTGGATAATTTAATGAACTGCAATGCCAGGTTGGTTGAGACTTTTGGAGAATATGGAGGTGATCAATGGGACGAATCCTCAGCAGCAAAAAACCTATTGAAATCTGATGTGAGAAAAGAAATGAACTCGGACATTGACAATTTGGATGGCGTctggaagaaaatgaataacGCGTCAGTCGCTGATGCAGCCAATGAAGAACTACAAATTGAAATAAGGATGTTGAAAGAGGAAGTTGAAAGTAACAAGTTTGAGGCTCAGATGAGAGAGGAAATATATTATACTGTATGCAGTGAGGCAGTTAAGGGGTTTTGCTCTGCACTGGATAGGAAATTGGAACATTTTCGAGATGAATGCTCTTTAAGTGAGGATATATGCTCAGTCTTGTACCAGGAAATTTGCAAGGATTGGAATTAG